Within the Trachemys scripta elegans isolate TJP31775 chromosome 4, CAS_Tse_1.0, whole genome shotgun sequence genome, the region AGGTTGCTGAGAAAGGTCTATAATGGAGGCAGCACCTGCTGAATGTCCCTCTCTCGCTATAGAGCAAACTAGCCTCTGCCTTAGTGAAACTAATTGGAAGGAAAAATTCTGGTAAGAGGTTTCTGAGAAACAGATCTCCAGTTTGGTTACTGTCTGCAGGGCTCATAAATCACTGATAAGTCTTTTCTCAAgtcttggggggtggaggggagaatgaATCCTGCCCTCTTTTGCCAGGGGACTAATTATGAAAAGGATACCCATATAATGCTCATCTGTAGGCTGAGGCTGAATTGGCTTCAATCAACCCATTCACGAAGCTCCCCTGAAAAGTTGCTAAGTAAAGGGAAATAATATTGGGTTCGTCTGTTGCCACTGAAGGCCTTGTTGGTGAGCGACCTCTGCTTCTTCCTTCCCTATCAAAAACCTTTCTGACACTTCCATGTTGTCTAATGAGGTGTACTGTTCGTTCCAAAGAACCAAGATAGCCTTTGTATGAACTGTTCACTGAACAACTTCTCTTTCGCCTGCAGGCCATCTTCCAAATGGAATATGGTATTCTTGGGATCAATTTTCAATGAGAAAAACCCATGAAGTAATATTTTCCCCAATACTACTGCTATCTGGTTCCACTCCAGTTTACTTAAGAGTTCAAGCATATCTGACGAGACCAGAACATCTttagacatcttttaaaaattaccttTGAATGCCTTCTGGGAACTATCCTACCCTTCCTGTGATCCTCACGAGACCGATCCATATGTACCATGAGTTGGTCATGTTTTTGTGGGATTCCTATATTATCCTGGAAAAGTCGCCTGTGTCTTCATCTGACAACATTACCTACAAGCATGACCAAATCGTAAAGAAAGTTGCTACACGGAAATGAGGGGTCTTCAGTCTGAAGACTTTAATTGTTTTAGCTTCTTTATGTTAATCAACTGCTGATCTTTATCACTGAGCAGGGTCAGTCCCTTGGctatcagaaaatgctgaattCAAGGGGTCAAAATTGCCTTTAGCCTCCTTTTACTCCTCAGCCTGAGGAATAGCATTACATACGTCCTTGGCAGGCTCCGTGCTACTCGAATCACATCTGTGACTCTTACTGGACTTGGATGTTGAATATTTCTCTTTACGTAAGAGTCTAGGGTCACTGGAAGTTGTGATTGGTTGTACCTGCgtacgcggcaggtaaacaaaccagcccggcccgccaggggcttaccctgaacaagtctttcaactacctgaaagggggttccaaagaggatggatctaaactgttctcagtggtaccagatgacagaacaaggagtaatggtctcaagttgcagtgggggaggtttaggttggatattaggaaaaacgttttcactaggagggtggtgaagcactggaatgggttgtctagggaggtggtggaatctccttccttagaggtttttaaggtcaggcttgacaaagccctggttgggatgatttagctggggattggtcctgctttgagtagggggttggactagatgacctcctgaggtcccttccaaccctgatagtctatgattctaagtcacaccctagtttgggaaccactggtctacagcaCATGGAAACTGAATCATCTTCTGCCACATTAAGAAGAATGCTCCCCATTATCAGGGTTGAGAGGAAACAGCTGACTGTTTCTTGCTCTGTACCTGTTTGTTGGATAGAGACAGGACTTCAAGTCTCCATTGCTCAGTCAAATCAACACTTTCCACAAACACCACATTCACATGCAATTAAACATtcatccccctcactcttcttctgAAAGCAGCAAAAAGAGCCAGTCAGAGGCACAGGCTTCATCGAGGCACTAGCATTGTGCAGAAGTGAGAAGAGAACTCCCTAACCTGCAAACCACTGTAAAGTTGACCTTTTCCCTTGTTTGTTACTGTGGAGAGGATTGGAGCATTAAAGAAAGCCCATTATGGTAGGAGCACCTTGTAagattctctcccccacccccatcacaacAAAAAGCATTGATTGCAATGATCGGCAGAAAATGTAAAGCACAAGTCAGCTGATTCCTGGCAACACAATAGTAAGATTAGCTCATCTACAGCAGACAAACATGTATGTATTATATGGGTTTTAAAGTTAAGACAGGCAAAAAAGCTGTGGTTTTAATATGCAGTGTTTCTACTCTGTAATACAAAAACGTATCTAGTAACTTATTACTTCCAAGTGACTataaaaaagccttttaaaaaacatcctttcccttgtttttaaatctgcatCTATCTAGCTTTGTTTTGTACTAGTTTTTCCTGATAACTTCTTGTCCCTTATACTGCCATATAGATTTCTTCAAACCCTTTTCTTTTAAACCTATTTGCCtctttaaaaattccaaattaaacaaatctAAGCCCCCCCGGGAAACCCAGCGACTCCATTCTTTGACTGGCTCCTAAAtgttaaaaaggcaaaaaaaaaaaaaaaaaagcaatcacaccgcagtagcagcagcagcaccagccacCGCTGCCTGCAaacaaagggggcagggaacTGTTTGCAGGCTGGGTGTCACGTTACACAACCTCCTTCTCTTTAAATCTCAACCCCCGCCCTCCCAATCGCCACTATATAACTCAGACTGACAGGTCCTGCTTACCAATGGCAGGGATCTTGCCACTTTTGGCGCCCGGCCACAGTTTCTCTTTCAGCCAATAGGGAGCGGAGATCGAGGTATTACACCCAAGGGGACAGCGGAGCCTCCACCAATGGCAGCAGTGTTATTAAAGAGAAATACTATTATGCTAATAGATGTTTTGCTCTAACTTGGTGAGGGCTTTAAAAGCGAGGCAGCCCCAGGCTCACCAGCAGACTGCAAAGGTTTCGAGGTTGGTTGTGTTGCCTGCACGTAGAGCGGGGACGGGTGGAAATCACAGCCCTTTTCTCCCCAGGAGCACCACGTTGGGTCCCTGCCTTCCTtgggcaaagcagcagcaggaccatCATGTCCAACGTGCACCTCTCCAGCGCCTCGGCTCTGGAGCGCTTGGCCGCCCGCAGGACTTTCCCCTTGCACGCCCGCACGGGGGTCTGCCGGAATCTCTTTGGCCCGGTGGATCACGAAGAGCTGAGCCGGGAGCTGAAAAGCAAACTACGGGAGATCAGCGAGGATGACCAGAGGCGGTGGGACTACAACTTCCAGACCGACACCCCGCTGGACGGCCCGGGCAGGCTgcagtgggaagaggtggagggagGCTCGGTGCCCGCTTTCTACCGGGAGACACTGCAGGTCGGGAGGTGCCGCTTCCCGGTGCTGCTGGTCAGGTCCAAGCCACCTCTGGGGGACATGGATACTCCTGCGGGAGTTAACCCCAGGGACTCTCACCAGGAGCTGGTGGTGTCTGCGTCCTCCTCCCTCAGCCCCCAGGGTAAGACGGCCGCCTTGGAAAGCACTATCGCGGGGGGTAAAGAGCGGCTCAACCAGGAGAACCGATCCGATCAGCTCAACAACCACTCAGGGATTACAATCAAACCCGTACCCTGCGCGCCAGCGGCGCTCAAAAGGGTCTCGCCCTCCAGCGCAGCCCACATCACAGGTAAGGATGGGGGCTGGGGCATGCCCCAAGCACGACCCAGGCGCGCACCCCCGGGGCTCTTGGCGCTTAAATGCCCCCGCCTGCCCCGGGGGTTTAAAGGGCCCCGGGCATCGATGGCTCTGCGAAAAGGCTCGCGGCGCAGCTCGCTGGGGCCGGGCGCGGCGCCCGGCCGGGGAAACGCTTACACAGCACATTGCGCGCTGCAGGCCGGCGAAGTAAACAAACCCGACCCAGCTGCAACCCTCCCCCGAGGCAGAGAGGGGGAGTCAAGAGCCGCCAGGCCTCCTCTGCCCGCCGTCTCCCGCGTGCGCTGTGGTGCGCGTGCCTGGGCAGGGCGGGTCCCGGCTGCTGCCACACGCTCGTGTCCCCGTCCCGCGGGGGCCGCCCCTGGGGTAGGTGGCGCTGGGGTGGCGGtcggggtgtgtgtatgtatgtaaagCCTCGCTCCTGGGTTTGGTCCCTAGATTTCTTTGTCAAGCGGAAAAGGCTGGGGGACGCCAAAGCGGCCTGCGACCATCCCGGCGGGTGTCCCGCCTCTGCGCCCGCCGTGCCCGCCGAGCAGACTCCCCGGAAGCGGCTGCGGTGAACCAGGTGAGCGCCCTCCCCGGGGACCAGACCGAGCGGGCCCCTTGTCACAAAACCCAGCCGCAGGAGGAGGAGGGCGGCtgctgggcgggggtggggggagggcagtgtcCAGCCTGGCGCCGCGAAGCGGGGACCCACTACACGTCTCCCCGCGGGGCGTGTGCGCTGCGAACAAATAGCGGGGCCCTGATTCTCGCCTGGAGCTGGGGGCCGAGTCCCATTGGAGGGCGGGCCGGCCGGCCAGCCAAGCTGCTGCCCCGCTCTGCCAACGCAACGGAAGCCACTTCCCGGGGTGAGCCAGGGCCGCCCACCCCCTCTGCAAGCCCCCCCAGGTACTGAGTGAGATCAGGCCGGGGAAGGAGCTGGTTTCGCTGACTCATTCGCCGAGATGGGGCGGGGTCTGCCGACTTACTTtgtggccgccgggggctctatGTCTGCTGGGAGCAGCAGTCGCGGTTGCTTTCAGGGCGCGTTCACGAAATTCATATGGCTgcttccctttcctctcccctccccgcctttTCTCCTCAGATTTTGCACTATGACACCTAAGGGAGATTTTGCTTCGTCTCTGGAGGCGCGGAGCCCAGCGGCTGTTCTGCCCACTCTTCAGCAGGGGGCAATTCTCACGAGATCTGGAGCAAGGAGGATTAAGATCTAAGCATCCCTACACCTTCTCCCCCACAAGGAACTGCATGGAGTGAGAGTGGCTCTGACTACAGCCACGACGGAGCAGTGTTAATTTACAACTGTGCAATGTATTGcgttttatatataaatgtattatGCCTAATGTGAGTACACTGGCCAGAAGTGTAAAGCTTTAAAGTCATTTATATGAAATGTTTAATCTTTGCTGATCTCtcagtgcaaaaaaaaatgtatatttgtacaaatctttttttaaaagagttataCTAACTTATATTTTCTATTTATGTCAAATGTGGATAATGTTGGTTGACACCCAAtagtcttgtttttgtttttcttttggttaaGCCaaagggcactatatttgcttttatttacaaaatgtaaatttatttttatagggttttttttttttgcattcacaAAATGTAGctataaaatcaaaattttttaGTTTTTACTTGAAGACAAATCTGTTTCAATGGTTCCTGAGCCGGTCTGTACCACTGCCATTGCAAATAATGCCacagttcaaataaaaaaaaggagTCCAAAAATCTATTGATGTTAATTAGTATTAAAGAAACATTTAGTGGAACACAAGTGACAGGAACTGCCAGAGTTTGCAAACGTTAGTATAAACTTAGTTACTCCTTAAAACTGAAACTGTCTCTCAATTCCATTAACTCATTCATTCTCACACGCCATAGCTGCTGGGGTCAAGGGACACTAGAAACCAAGGACAATTTCCATATCTTTGTAAAGTAAAGTGCTCAAAGAACATAAGGATTGTGGTATAAAGAATGACAGGATCAAAATATGCAACACACCACCAGCCCGTATAAATATTTAAGACACTTTTCTCCTTGTCCTTTACATATTGCATAGCATAATAGATTTTTCTAGTGGTGAAGATTGTCAGAGGGATAATTCTCTTCCCCCATATATTGTAAGTAGTACACAATTGATTAGCTGTCAACTTTCTCTAAAACAGTAGGGTTGTAGCCACTGCTGGAGTTAGCACAGACCAATTATCTGATTCCCATAATCTAAAATATACTACATTAGCAAAAAGGTACAATCCCTCAAGCCTTGCTTTTATAATTCATGTagatataaaattaatttacAGGTCTAGACAAAGCTCTGGCCCATTTAATCCAGGAGAAGACTGAATTTGTGTTCAGGACAATGccttttaacattgtttcatgCTTGTTCTTTGTGGGGAGGGATATCTATTTTGTAAAGCATCTTGCCATCCATATAAAATTAGCTTGAATGGCTACTGTTTTTTAAACTCATTTAATCTGCAGTTAAATCTGCCCAAAGTGAAACTGTAGGATGACACTGTCAGGCACTTCAGGTTCCATTGGCGTGTGCCAAGCTCTGACACACCTACCCACCATTTGCAAGTTGAATGGTCTGATTCAAAAATCTTCCAGTGACCCGTTATTTACAGATCAGTGGCATGATAAACCATAGTGGCTCCTCTGCTGTGTCAATCCATTAGGGAGCTCTTAATCCTTGACACAATAGACGGAGCCTTCTGCTCTTGTTCAGaaaagtttatattttaaaagtattacACTGCATTATCTGGCACCACAGTATTATGTGCATCAAAAGACCACATGCAAAACTGCTTCGTGCTCAGCAATATATGTTtgtaaacttcaaaaacaaaaaaaaccttaacttgcttgtatttgattccctgttttattgaaacacaaAACATCTTAATTGCAAGGAAGTGCTTCCTGGTATGGCAATTTAAATCGAGAATATGTGCTTATGAGTCAGCTATAAATCCTGAAAAACATAGTTTGTAATAGAAATGGTAACATACAATCGTGCTGTTAACTATAACATAGGGtctagttataaaaaaaaaaatcaacattttactGCCTATTTTGTCACAATAATGGACAAATATCACAACGTATTGTCACTTAAGTACACTATCTCTGCAGCCCTGATAAGATTGAAAACATGGAGGACTATTCCCGAAATAACCCCACTTTAAAATCTATACATGGAAATTATTCACaatccaatatatatatatatatatagggaagGAAGGTTGTAAAGGTCTAAAAAGTGTTCCAAGCATAGTATCCTGtgacatatatatacatatatatatatatatacacatacacacacacacacatatatacatatatatacatacacacacagtaatttttctttaaatctgaTTTACCACTTTTGAATGGCTGGATATTATTTCAGGATTTTCTGCACTTGCATAACTtgaaaacatatacacacaagttGTAGCTCAGAGTGTAATTAGGTAAACGAGACAAAAaattagtttgtgtgtgtgtggtcggTCAGTACGTTTTCCTAGTAAAcgtttggtaattttttttaaactgtcaatATCGTGCAAGCAAACACAATAGCATAGAAGAGGGTGCGAAGGCAGCGTTTGAACGCTGTAAACTACCAGGGACCTTACAGAGTTGACGGCCAAATGCCAGCCAGGGTTCCAGAGCTTTTAACTCACACGTAGGGATGAGGAATCAGCCCACATTTCCCATCTGAAATCTCTTGCCCATGTGGTTTAACGCAGGCTCTTAAGGTAACGTTTACATGGAGTTTTAGCAGCTGAATTTCCTTTGGTTTTTACGGTAATTTCTGAGGTTGGATTATATTAGCCTTTATGTACCTATAAAATACTCATAAGTGGTTTAGTGACCCTTTCGACTCCTCCCCTCTAAACATCACTGTAGTTTAATCTGGCGATTTGAAATCCTCCCCCTCGCCCCAATTTAAATCCAGCTGCTGATTTATACCGCTGAGCTGATCTTGCGGTTCCCAAATGAATGTCTCGGCGCTAGCTGAGAGGGGCGCAGTCTTAAATCCTGGGCTAACCTCAGGCGGGGAGAAAAGTGACTGGCGGCGAGGGAAGCTTTAGCTGAGCTGATCCACTGTGTGGGGATCTGGGGAAGCACAGGAGGGTTTGGAGACAGGGCAAGGACGCGGGAGCAGGGAAAAGAGCAGAAGATTCAGGGGCCGAGGCCGGAGAGAATCCGGGATTGGGGCAGAAGGATCCGGGTTACCCAGTCAGGATAAGGAGACGTCCCCGACTCATTCCTTCCCTCAGCCCCCGTTTAGCCCTGGCTTCCGTtcaaacattccccccccccctcccccgccatttACTCCTACAAAATCCCCAAATAGCACAAGCGCCACGGCCCGTCTGGCTGAGGACTGCGGTTTCACATGCTTTGCAGCCTCCTGCAATGCATCCTGCTGCAGCAGTTGTGCAGACAAGTCCCTGATTCCTACTAGCTATCAAACCCATTATTTCACGATGCCAGGGAGGAGGAATAAAGCTTCCCAGCGGCCAGCACATTTTGCTTGAAAGGCAATCACCTTTATTTCAAAGGCAATCACTCGAGCCCCCGTGAGCTCTGTCTGCTCCGCCAGGGATGAAGTTTATGAAACGCTTCGCACTATAAAAGTAACATTGATTACCTCAAAACGATATGATCACTTAATCAGaacttgatttattttatggTGCCTGCATCAATGGGCCCCGATTCAAAACGATTTTcccctttgaaaagaaaaaaaatagcttttcCCTTTCTTATTAAAAGCCAACAATACATGGAGGGAGGCAGCTGGATCCTCCAGGATTTATGGGCTTTTCTCTTGCTTTCATGGAAGCAGGTGCCTTTGGGACTTCCATTGTCTCAGCGTCTTACTAATAATAGGACCTTCTGAAATGAAAGATCCATACTCTCTGTAGCCTTCAAAGACCTCGTATGGCGGAGCCATAGTTTGCACAAAGGtgcaaaaacccaccccaaagcAGAAAACGTTGgcgtttatttatttttattaaacgcTCATTTTCTTTGCAGAGCGATTGTTTCGAAGGACTACTAAAAGGAAGCGCTGGGGAAAGTTTGGAGCGCTAGAATGGGAGAGTCACAATGAGCGTGTCCGCTCACTTTTATAGAATCCACCACAGAGCGTTTCTCTGCGCACACACAATTGACTCTAGTCAGTCTCTTTGTTTTTATGAATCTTCTCCTCgactctccccccacctccccccccgccacaacaCCATGCAATTTTAATTTCCCGGCAGGGCCTGTAACCAACCAGAGATAGTGGTCCTCTATTTGAATGACTTGGTCTTGCGTTTGTggtaaaagagaaaatattttttgtatttgtttttgctctcccccattcttctcttttggAAGGTGTGCAGCCCTGCTTCTCCTTTAGAatcccctgctccacccagcttGGCACTGCCTCCTTCTTATTCCCATCACAAAGCACACTGCCCCTATTCTTCTGGCCTTTGTAGCCATATGGCAAATCCATGTAGACACAGCCAACATCCATTTATTCAGGCACATAATGTCCCGCAACAGGGAACAATTGGAACTTTGTTTGCTTCTATTATTGATGCGAacgggcagagagagagaaaaaaatcatttaactaTAAGAGATATCCAGCTAATTATGAGCCATATGTGCCTATAGTTTCAAAGCAAACCAATGAAGTTCATTTTAAATCTAGACTACTTTATTAGGTACAGAAGACAGATGTCCCAACAGTACATGCATCAGAGAAAACCATGTAAAGAAGTTCTTGAAATATTTAACTGGAGCTCATTCACTGTGAGAGGGACTTTAAAGTGCCCTTTATCACCAGGATACGTAGAGGAAATTGAGGGGAGATTTCTAATCCTCGTTGCCAAACAGTTACCCTTAAAACCATTCCAGTTTGGATTCTAGGATAGAGATTTTTTTGAAACAAACATGAGGCGCTTCATAAAATTGCTTCTGCAATGCAAATCCTGCCCGAAGTCAGATGCTTATTTGAGTTGTCTTGAACCTAGACTGAAGAGCAAAGCAACCCAAATAACTCGCTGTTGTTTTCCAATGCAGAGGGCTACGTGCTTCCTAGAATGGTGGTGCACTTTTACTAGTAGGCGAACTGGGAGTAAGGGTTTATGATGTTCAAATCTCGACGATTCGATCATTGAGAGTACCCTTAAGTGAGAATCCTGCAGTGCATTTCGAAAGGGAAACGGCACTGCAGGAAAATTGAAGAGAAACTAGTTAAAGGAAATTCTTTATGAAATGCAATTATTGGCAGGCTCTCCACCCCCGGACACCGCTCTTTCACCCATAAAGCCAACTATCTAGGTTAAAGGATTAGCGTTATCTTTAGCAGTAATTGCAACATCTATtagtaattaaaatatttcagttagaGGAACTCACAATATGGTTGGCTCTAGAAAGCTTCCTTTTACATCAAAACTATTGGAGAGGTTTAATTGTTTCCCCCCAAACCTTGTTGCATttatatcactttaaaaaaagccaTTTCCCCCACCTTTAAGCAAATAATCATCTCTCTTCAATGAGCAGGAAACATCCAGTATAAATAACtggacaaaacatttcaattttttaaagaataacttAGGTAATTACCTACATTCAAGAACCAAGGTAGATAATTTCTTTGTAAGCATTCAATTCACACCAAATGTATCATCTGCCTTGGTGACAGATTTCTTGGCATGCTGATTGCATT harbors:
- the CDKN1C gene encoding cyclin-dependent kinase inhibitor 1C, whose amino-acid sequence is MSNVHLSSASALERLAARRTFPLHARTGVCRNLFGPVDHEELSRELKSKLREISEDDQRRWDYNFQTDTPLDGPGRLQWEEVEGGSVPAFYRETLQVGRCRFPVLLVRSKPPLGDMDTPAGVNPRDSHQELVVSASSSLSPQGKTAALESTIAGGKERLNQENRSDQLNNHSGITIKPVPCAPAALKRVSPSSAAHITDFFVKRKRLGDAKAACDHPGGCPASAPAVPAEQTPRKRLR